In one Leptospira yasudae genomic region, the following are encoded:
- a CDS encoding PAS domain-containing protein encodes MCVSDNQSGYGSGNTNLSSILTSYFYQYPHAIFITDRDGKIEYTNPVFENISGYKQTELIGKNPGFFQSGAHGREFYEHLWDTILAGKEYEGYFLNRNGFGETISWKERITPLRDEEGNISNFLCRVDVPSDKTAGSVQKNETAGASASTEIGKVRESLFPKLQKEYGLTYQEAKICDLLVAGQTRESLVRELGVHSGTLKNHLKAIYRKTIEKDLEEPGQGRDKLQRLTMFLIRLC; translated from the coding sequence ATGTGCGTTTCAGATAATCAAAGTGGGTACGGATCGGGGAATACGAATCTTTCGTCCATTTTGACTTCTTACTTTTATCAATATCCTCACGCGATCTTTATTACGGACCGCGACGGTAAGATCGAATACACCAATCCGGTGTTTGAGAACATTTCCGGTTATAAACAAACGGAATTGATCGGAAAGAATCCGGGTTTCTTTCAATCGGGTGCGCACGGACGGGAATTTTACGAACATCTGTGGGATACCATTCTTGCGGGAAAAGAATACGAAGGCTATTTTTTAAACCGAAACGGATTCGGCGAAACGATTTCCTGGAAGGAAAGAATCACTCCTCTCCGCGACGAAGAAGGGAATATTTCGAATTTCTTATGTAGAGTGGATGTTCCCTCGGACAAGACGGCCGGTTCCGTTCAGAAAAACGAAACCGCCGGAGCTTCCGCTTCTACGGAAATCGGAAAGGTCCGGGAATCCCTGTTTCCGAAACTCCAAAAGGAATACGGACTAACGTATCAGGAAGCGAAGATCTGCGATCTTTTGGTCGCGGGTCAAACTCGTGAAAGCTTGGTCCGTGAATTGGGAGTACATTCAGGAACTCTAAAGAACCACTTAAAGGCGATTTATCGAAAAACGATCGAAAAGGATTTGGAGGAACCGGGTCAGGGCAGGGACAAACTGCAAAGGCTTACGATGTTCTTGATTCGACTTTGTTAA
- the msrA gene encoding peptide-methionine (S)-S-oxide reductase MsrA, whose protein sequence is MFYSKVLIPLGIFFFFSPIWSAPKTEKATFAGGCFWCMEGPFESLDGVISVTSGYSGGKEVNPTYEDVGYGRTGHRESVQIEFDPSKIRYAELLKVFWKQINPTDNGGQFADRGNQYRTGIFYHSEAQKKAAEESKQEIAKSGKFKGPIVVEILPFTAFYAAEGYHQNYYKTNPDHYKAYRKGSGREAYLESVWGKN, encoded by the coding sequence GTGTTTTACTCTAAAGTATTGATTCCTCTCGGAATTTTTTTCTTTTTTTCTCCGATCTGGTCCGCGCCCAAAACGGAGAAGGCTACGTTCGCAGGAGGTTGTTTTTGGTGTATGGAAGGTCCGTTCGAATCTTTGGACGGAGTGATTTCCGTTACGTCCGGTTATTCGGGCGGTAAAGAAGTCAACCCTACATACGAAGACGTCGGCTACGGAAGAACGGGTCATCGTGAAAGCGTTCAGATAGAATTCGATCCTTCCAAGATTCGTTACGCGGAATTGTTGAAGGTTTTTTGGAAACAGATCAATCCCACGGATAACGGAGGACAATTTGCGGATCGAGGCAACCAATATCGAACCGGAATTTTTTATCACAGCGAGGCTCAAAAGAAAGCCGCCGAAGAATCCAAACAAGAGATCGCTAAGTCCGGAAAATTCAAAGGACCGATCGTGGTCGAAATTCTCCCGTTTACGGCGTTCTATGCCGCCGAAGGATATCATCAGAATTACTATAAAACCAATCCCGATCACTACAAAGCGTATCGAAAAGGTTCCGGAAGAGAGGCGTATCTGGAAAGCGTCTGGGGAAAAAATTAA
- a CDS encoding NAD(P)-binding protein, with protein sequence MKIAILGSGIAGLSACWYLSKEHEVVLIERHALPGMDAHGTDVALKDRIFRFDVPFRAFKQNYYPCLIEMYNEAGIEFRPVDYSFSLSERDGTTYFQFATFGLGGNFYPFVSPVCFQSGESRRIFSDTIRFYRESATQWESLKGEQLTISGFLQRFGYSKEFEDKYLIPMFATINTCTLKSAKNYPAEAVIRYHAKGLKFLRFLTASHGTRDITDRLSVGAKEIRLKSNPRRLELNGKKVFVSFDGGKEEFDRVVIATPANQAIPLLPDEMTKEKELLSSFRYEESEILMHTDPSFMPNKKRHWAPLCFTLSPETDKPSATIRLNKVLPEIGNEEIFQTWNPLEEPQQGTLISRSRFERPVIDLKNQRTIDELKSLQEQPGRKIWFCGSYARYGIPLLEAGVSTSLDVRRWVENSMRS encoded by the coding sequence ATGAAAATCGCAATCTTAGGAAGCGGAATCGCGGGGCTCAGCGCTTGCTGGTATTTGAGTAAGGAACACGAAGTCGTATTGATCGAGCGCCACGCTCTCCCCGGAATGGACGCGCACGGAACCGATGTCGCGTTAAAAGATAGAATCTTCCGTTTCGACGTTCCTTTCCGCGCATTCAAACAAAACTATTATCCTTGTCTCATCGAGATGTACAACGAAGCGGGGATCGAATTCAGACCCGTGGATTATTCCTTCTCTTTGAGCGAACGGGACGGAACCACATACTTTCAATTCGCTACGTTCGGACTCGGCGGAAATTTTTATCCGTTCGTTTCTCCCGTGTGTTTTCAAAGCGGAGAATCCAGAAGAATCTTTTCGGATACGATCCGATTTTACAGAGAGTCCGCGACTCAATGGGAATCCTTAAAGGGAGAACAACTTACGATCTCCGGTTTTCTGCAGCGTTTCGGATATTCGAAAGAATTCGAGGACAAATATCTGATTCCGATGTTTGCGACGATCAACACTTGCACTCTCAAAAGCGCAAAGAATTATCCGGCCGAAGCGGTGATCCGTTATCATGCGAAAGGATTGAAGTTTCTCCGATTTTTAACCGCGAGTCACGGAACCAGGGACATCACCGACCGGCTTTCGGTGGGCGCGAAAGAGATCCGGCTCAAATCCAATCCGAGGAGGCTCGAACTCAACGGTAAAAAAGTTTTTGTTTCCTTTGACGGAGGCAAGGAAGAATTCGATCGGGTCGTGATCGCGACCCCGGCCAATCAGGCGATTCCTCTTTTACCGGACGAGATGACGAAGGAGAAGGAACTTCTTTCCTCGTTTCGTTACGAAGAATCGGAAATTCTGATGCACACCGATCCTTCGTTTATGCCCAACAAAAAAAGACACTGGGCCCCGCTTTGTTTTACGCTTTCTCCCGAAACCGACAAACCTTCCGCGACGATTCGTCTCAATAAGGTTCTTCCCGAAATCGGAAACGAGGAAATCTTTCAGACTTGGAATCCTTTGGAAGAACCCCAACAAGGAACTCTCATATCCCGTTCCCGTTTTGAAAGACCGGTGATCGATCTCAAAAACCAAAGAACCATCGACGAACTCAAGTCCCTTCAAGAACAACCCGGCCGCAAGATTTGGTTTTGCGGTTCGTATGCGAGATACGGAATTCCCCTTTTGGAAGCGGGGGTTTCGACTTCTTTGGACGTAAGACGTTGGGTTGAGAATTCGATGCGGTCTTAG
- a CDS encoding class I SAM-dependent methyltransferase produces MSLFSRKKIEEAPDTLTHLYLNPENSSWANLGYWKDTDDYPAACKTLAVLLGRKAELGPGLKVLDLGFGCGDQFFVWKEEFSVAFGDLTGVNASSVQTEFAKNLLDCRGFSPSDSRPTLILSPIETALPSFADQSFDRILCLDSAAFFSDRTEFCKEAFRILKPGGRLVSAELILNESPLHLLDSWFRSAVCALSSIPKGNRVTTDSLSQILRGAGFTLEDGFAFLEKDVFEGFSRFLKRATAKPRTAIPERIANNYARFADFLGSERMRRYFRFVLYSAQKPF; encoded by the coding sequence GTGAGTCTTTTTTCCCGGAAAAAAATCGAAGAAGCGCCTGACACTCTTACGCATCTGTATCTGAATCCGGAAAATTCTTCCTGGGCCAACTTAGGTTATTGGAAGGACACGGACGATTATCCCGCCGCTTGTAAGACGTTAGCCGTTCTGCTCGGACGCAAGGCCGAACTCGGACCGGGACTCAAAGTTTTGGACCTCGGCTTCGGTTGCGGGGATCAGTTCTTTGTTTGGAAGGAAGAATTCTCCGTTGCGTTCGGAGATCTGACCGGGGTCAACGCTTCTTCGGTTCAAACCGAATTTGCAAAAAATCTGTTGGACTGCCGCGGGTTTTCTCCGTCCGATTCTCGACCGACTCTCATCCTGTCCCCGATCGAAACGGCCCTTCCTTCTTTTGCGGATCAAAGCTTCGATCGAATTCTTTGTTTGGACAGCGCAGCTTTTTTTTCCGATCGGACAGAGTTTTGCAAGGAAGCGTTTCGAATTCTCAAGCCGGGAGGAAGATTGGTCTCGGCCGAGTTGATCCTGAACGAATCGCCTTTGCATCTTTTGGATTCTTGGTTTCGAAGCGCGGTCTGCGCGTTAAGTTCCATCCCGAAAGGGAACCGGGTCACAACTGATTCCCTTTCTCAAATCTTGCGCGGCGCCGGGTTCACGTTAGAAGACGGCTTTGCGTTTTTAGAGAAGGATGTCTTTGAAGGATTCTCCCGTTTTTTAAAACGTGCGACCGCCAAACCGAGGACTGCAATTCCGGAAAGAATCGCGAACAACTATGCGAGGTTCGCGGACTTTCTTGGAAGTGAAAGAATGAGAAGATACTTCCGCTTCGTTCTTTACTCCGCCCAAAAACCCTTCTAA